One window of the Cryptomeria japonica chromosome 7, Sugi_1.0, whole genome shotgun sequence genome contains the following:
- the LOC131040846 gene encoding G-type lectin S-receptor-like serine/threonine-protein kinase At2g19130, whose translation MATNSLSAWHFFLSVLYLLTLPYNCDPLTVGGDSIALGASLTGNQRIVSKNGTFELGFFCLNGTNNWYIGIWYAQMSDKTIVWVAHRETPIRNKPGVLNLTTDGYLKLYDSDGRSIWSTRKNQKAVASRAMILDSVSFVMLGANNISEIVWESFLYPGDTWLLGMKMWKGMKLTSWKSSLDPAPGPFSLGMDPAPDKTHGDWVGDHFSGMPDMQNKYESEILRTPFVRISPTKMYFTYIQITKFDSVMQRVVLYKTGDVRAYYRIHNNSWINICGCLRNSFLHCSPTNGTTDGFVQKSDIALAEKEAVPYSQYPSLSACRAACLENCSCTAFDLTNSTLPICRMWFGDLFNIRVASNSQPVFLRMAASQLGQSISSGGKNQGRVLLISLPVGGVFVLVFAFLVIIFLRRRRGIVGKGGDSEADLPASLRTFTYKELRIATNNFRDKLGKGAFGSVEKQFRAEISTIGNIQHVNLVQLCGFCTERSQRLLVYEYMPNGSLNSLLFAGSQRLLDWKTRFEIALGIARGLVYLHEECRDQIIHSDIKPENILLDSDFSVKVVDFGFAKLVGRDFSRVLTSMRGTRGYIAPDWIDGLATTFKADVYSFGMMVLEIISGRRNVDMSVKEQTKQYFPSWAAAQLQKGNLMSIVDERIAEHADVEDVRRATLASLVCIAQDENERPSMAQVLRMLQGKMEADTQQGVLKVNT comes from the exons TCACTGGAAATCAGAGGATAGTTTCAAAGAACGGCACCTTCGAATTGGGATTCTTTTGTCTAAACGGAACAAATAACTGGTACATCGGCATCTGGTATGCCCAAATGTCTGACAAGACTATTGTTTGGGTGGCTCATAGAGAGACTCCCATCAGAAACAAGCCAGGCGTTTTGAATCTAACAACTGACGGCTATCTCAAACTGTATGATTCAGATGGACGATCAATATGGTCAACAAGAAAGAACCAGAAAGCTGTAGCCTCCAGAGCTATGATATTGGATTCTGTTAGTTTTGTTATGTTGGGCGCAAACAACATATCTGAAATTGTTTGGGAGAGTTTCTTGTATCCAGGAGACACATGGTTGTTGGGAATGAAGATGTGGAAAGGCATGAAGCTAACTTCTTGGAAGAGTTCGTTGGATCCAGCACCTGGGCCCTTCTCTTTAGGAATGGATCCAGCCCCCGACAAGACGCA CGGAGACTGGGTTGGTGACCATTTCAGTGGTATGCCAGATATGCAGAATAAATACGAATCTGAAATTCTTAGAACGCCCTTTGTAAGGATTTCTCCAACAAAGATGTACTTCACGTATATTCAGATAACAAAATTTGATAGTGTCATGCAGCGTGTAGTCCTGTACAAAACTGGAGATGTACGAGCTTACTATCGAATTCATAATAACAGCTGGATTAACATCTG CGGATGCCTTCGCAATAGCTTTCTCCACTGCTCTCCTACCAACGGCACCACAGATGGATTCGTGCAAAAGAGTGACATAGCCTTAGCAGAGAAAGAAGCTGTTCCATATTCCCAATACCCATCTCTATCAGCATGCAGAGCTGCATGTCTGGAAAATTGTTCCTGCACAGCCTTCGATCTCACTAATTCTACTCTTCCCATTTGTAGAATGTGGTTTGGGGATCTGTTCAATATTCGCGTTGCATCAAACAGCCAGCCTGTCTTCCTTCGCATGGCTGCTTCTCAGTTGGGACAGTCCATATCCAGTGGAGGAAAAAATCAGGGACGTGTCCTATTGATTTCGCTTCCCGTCGGTGGTGTTTTCGTTCTTGTTTTTGCTTTCCTTGTTATAATCTTTCTTCGGCGGAGGCGTGGAATAGTGGGTAAGGGAGGAGATTCGGAAGCTGACCTGCCTGCTTCCCTGAGAACATTCACTTACAAGGAGCTCCGAATTGCAACCAACAATTTCAGAGATAAGTTAGGGAAAGGAGCCTTTGGCTCT GTAGAAAAACAGTTTCGTGCAGAAATAAGCACCATCGGAAACATACAGCATGTCAATTTGGTCCAGCTTTGTGGATTTTGCACGGAAAGATCTCAAAGGTTGCTAGTTTACGAGTACATGCCCAATGGTTCTCTCAATTCTCTTCTCTTCGCTGGATCACAAAGGCTGTTGGATTGGAAGACACGGTTCGAGATCGCTTTAGGCATTGCCAGAGGCTTAGTTTATCTCCACGAGGAATGCAGAGATCAAATCATTCACTCCGATATAAAGCCTGAGAACATACTTCTGGATAGCGATTTCAGCGTAAAAGTGGTTGATTTTGGGTTTGCAAAGTTGGTGGGAAGAGATTTCAGCAGGGTTTTGACAAGCATGAGAGGAACTCGAGGTTACATCGCTCCCGACTGGATCGACGGCTTAGCAACTACTTTCAAGGCAGACGTGTACAGCTTCGGCATGATGGTGTTGGAGATAATATCGGGTCGAAGAAATGTGGACATGAGCGTGAAGGAACAGACTAAGCAGTACTTTCCCTCATGGGCTGCAGCTCAACTTCAAAAGGGAAACTTGATGAGTATTGTGGACGAAAGAATTGCAGAGCATGCAGATGTTGAGGATGTGAGAAGAGCTACGCTTGCAAGCTTGGTATGCATTGCACAGGATGAGAATGAGAGGCCAAGCATGGCTCAAGTTCTCCGGATGCTCCAAGGAAAGATGGAGGCTGATACACAGCAA GGTGTTCTTAAAGTTAACACTTGA
- the LOC131051248 gene encoding zinc finger protein CONSTANS-LIKE 6 — translation MAMRLEDEEGTKMAMAIGGREIRPCDACGTKRARWFCGADGAYLCHACDTSVHSANSVACRHERVRLTHNGILSSGLMADGQSSWPRKRIRSKRRQKIGTGLLCLNAKQGLKKSTSQNHGEFGPDTDLNVELFLDTESEIFSFHVDELAAPESHGEENCLDSLYKNDGIGFKDCQDSSPVDSEEQTFSWAVFDRVKVEESDYEDNKVEVSEELFDLNIDLSDFAVNTEDDVVKVNDCNFNGEEKRLCLMLNYEDVLSAWSDRGSPWAYHNTLQEETASEGTTGTIYVVVPDLNIGNEGQVDHAEGVPVINCYYNEEKKYGCREGREARVIRYREKRRNRLFSKRIRYQVRKLNAEKRPRMKGRFVKSTSDVLLD, via the exons ATGGCCATGCGTTTAGAAGATGAAGAGGGGACAAAAATGGCTATGGCAATTGGAGGGAGGGAGATTCGACCCTGTGACGCCTGTGGAACAAAGAGAGCTCGTTGGTTCTGTGGAGCAGATGGAGCTTATCTCTGCCATGCCTGTGACACCTCTGTTCACTCAGCTAATTCTGTTGCCTGCCGCCATGAAAGAGTTCGATTGACCCATAATGGAATTCTGTCCTCTGGTCTCATGGCCGATGGGCAGAGCTCATGGCCTCGAAAGAGGATTCGTTCCAAGCGCCGCCAGAAGATTGGGACAGGACTTCTCTGCTTGAATGCCAAACAGGGATTGAAGAAGTCCACTAGCCAAAATCATGGTGAATTCGGCCCTGATACTGATCTCAATGTCGAGCTGTTCTTAGACACTGAGTCGGAGATCTTTTCATTCCATGTCGATGAATTAGCTGCCCCAGAGTCCCATGGCGAGGAAAATTGTTTGGACTCCCTATACAAGAATGATGGCATTGGGTTCAAGGATTGTCAAGATTCGAGCCCTGTTGATAGCGAGGAGCAGACCTTCAGTTGGGCAGTTTTCGACCGGGTGAAGGTCGAGGAGAGCGATTATGAAGATAACAAAGTCGAAGTGTCAGAGGAGCTCTTTGATTTGAATATAGATCTTTCTGACTTTGCAGTCAATACGGAGGATGATGTTGTGAAGGTGAATGACTGCAATTTCAATGGCGAGGAGAAGAGACTGTGTTTGATGCTGAATTACGAAGATGTTTTGAGCGCCTGGTCTGACAGGGGGTCGCCTTGGGCCTACCACAACACTCTGCAAGAGGAAACGGCCTCTGAAGGAACG ACAGGGACAATCTATGTAGTTGTTCCAGATTTGAACATAGGGAATGAAGGGCAGGTAGATCATGCTGAAGGTGTGCCGGTAATCAACTGCTACTACAACGAAGAAAAGAAGTACGGATGTCGTGAAGGGAGAGAAGCCCGTGTAATCAGATATCGTGAAAAGCGTCGGAATAGACTGTTTTCCAAACGAATAAGATATCAAGTCCGGAAACTCAATGCAGAGAAACGACCGCGGATGAAG GGTCGATTTGTAAAGAGTACGAGTGATGTTTTGTTGGATTGA